The Mycolicibacterium duvalii DNA window CGAGCTCGAAGTCCGACACGTCGCCGATGTCCTGGACGTGGTCCCAGCGCGGGTCGGCCAGTACACACAGCACCTTGTCGTCGCCGCCCTTCTCGTCGGTCATCCGGAACATGCCGACCGGGCGAGCCTCGACGATGCACCCGGGGAACACCGGCTCGGGCAGCAGCACCAGCGCATCGAGCGGGTCGCCGTCCTCGCCCAGGGTGTCCTCGATGTAGCCGTAGTCCGTGGGGTAGCCGAACGAGGTGAACAGGTAGCGGTCCAACTTGACCTTGCCGGTCTCGTGGTCGACCTCGTACTTGTTGCGGGATCCCTTCTGGATCTCGATGAGGACGTCGAACTGCACCGCCGCGACTCCTAGGTTCGATCTGACGTGGGGTCGTCTGCCGACGACGCGGGTTAACCCTAGACGAGCGATACCCTGCACTACATGCGGCCCACTCGGTGGCGACGATCCACCTACGTGCTCCTCGGCCTGGCAGTCGTGCTGCTGGTGGCCGTGGTCGGGGCGGCATCGGTGCTGGCCGCCCGCCAGTCCGGCGAGCAGATCGCCGCACCGCCCGCGCCTGCCCCGGCCTCGGCGCAGCCCGGCGTCACACCGGTGACCGACTCCGCGGCCAAGCCGACGCCGAACGGGCTGGCCGCCGCGCTGGCCCCGGTGCTGGCCGATCCGAACCTCGGACTGTTCACCGGAAGCATCACCGACGCGATGAGCGGTGAGCAGCTGTGGGAGCAGGGCGCGGGCATCCCGATGCAGCCGGCGTCGACGAACAAGGCGCTTACGGCCGCGGCCGCGCTGCTCGTCCTCGACCGCGAGGACCGGCTGACCACGCGGGTGGTGACGCCGTCGCCCGGGGTGGTGGTGCTCGTCGGCGGCGGCGACCAGAC harbors:
- a CDS encoding inorganic diphosphatase, which codes for MQFDVLIEIQKGSRNKYEVDHETGKVKLDRYLFTSFGYPTDYGYIEDTLGEDGDPLDALVLLPEPVFPGCIVEARPVGMFRMTDEKGGDDKVLCVLADPRWDHVQDIGDVSDFELDAIKHFFVHYKDLEPGKFVKAADWVGREEAEAEVNRSIERFKTSGH